The Hypanus sabinus isolate sHypSab1 chromosome X1, sHypSab1.hap1, whole genome shotgun sequence genome window below encodes:
- the LOC132384507 gene encoding gap junction gamma-1 protein-like, with the protein MSWSFLTRLLEEIHNHSTFVGKLWLTILIIFRIVLTVVGGESIYYDEQTKFVCNTGQPGCENVCYDAFAPLSHVRFWVFQIILIVTPSILYLAYAVHKIAALEEPECGARKPKKLQYAVQLKQHRALEEAEDDNIEDPILYPEIEVRSDKENRDQKNLNKHDGRRHIKRDGLMKIYVLQLIVRTVFELSFLVGQYMLYGFEVAARYKCARDPCPHQVDCFVSRPTEKTIFLLIMYGVSGLCLLVDIWEMIHLGFGMIRDMLKNKQNSIAETSYSLHNTWNAPSAPPGYNIAVKSDHIPYTEIANAKMAYKQNKAIIVQEQQYGSNDENVPVNLECVQQQLKLAQEQLDLAFQAYNDHNHPPNHLREKKKAGLNKSSASSKSGDGKTSVWI; encoded by the coding sequence ATGAGTTGGAGTTTCCTAACACGTcttctggaggaaatccacaacCATTCCACCTTTGTTGGTAAACTGTGGCTGACTATCCTCATTATATTCCGCATTGTGCTGACTGTGGTTGGTGGGGAGTCTATTTACTATGATGAACAGACCAAGTTTGTTTGCAATACTGGACAACCAGGCTGCGAGAATGTTTGCTACGATGCCTTTGCTCCATTATCCCATGTGAGGTTTTGGGTGTTCCAGATAATACTCATTGTGACCCCGTCCATTCTATACCTGGCTTATGCTGTACACAAGATTGCTGCATTAGAAGAACCTGAGTGTGGAGCCAGAAAGCCAAAGAAGCTTCAGTATGCAGTGCAGTTGAAGCAACATCGTGCTTTGGAGGAGGCAGAGGATGATAACATTGAGGATCCTATATTATATCCAGAAATAGAAGTACGTAGTGATAAAGAAAACAGAGATCAAAAGAACTTGAACAAGCATGATGGAAGGCGCCACATTAAAAGAGATGGTCTTATGAAAATCTATGTTCTCCAGTTGATTGTAAGAACTGTGTTTGAGTTGAGTTTTCTTGTGGGCCAGTATATGCTGTATGGCTTTGAAGTGGCAGCAAGGTACAAGTGCGCCCGGGATCCATGTCCGCATCAGGTAGATTGCTTTGTATCCAGACCAACTGAAAAGACTATTTTTCTGCTAATAATGTATGGAGTAAGTGGCCTCTGTTTACTTGTGGATATCTGGGAGATGATTCATTTGGGATTTGGAATGATAAGGGAtatgttaaaaaataaacaaaactctATAGCAGAGACTAGTTACAGTCTACACAATACTTGGAAtgctccttcagctcctccaggTTATAATATTGCAGTCAAATCAGACCACATTCCATACACTGAGATTGCCAATGCCAAAATGGCTTACAAACAAAACAAGGCAATTATTGTGCAGGAGCAGCAATATGGCAGCAATGATGAAAATGTCCCAGTCAACTTGGAATGTGTGCAACAACAGTTAAAATTGGCCCAGGAGCAGTTGGACCTGGCTTTTCAGGCTTATAATGATCATAATCATCCTCCAAACCATTTAAGAGAAAAGAAGAAGGCAGGATTAAACAAAAGTAGCGCCAGCAGCAAATCTGGAGATGGGAAAACCTCGGTTTGGATTTGA